In Carassius gibelio isolate Cgi1373 ecotype wild population from Czech Republic chromosome B20, carGib1.2-hapl.c, whole genome shotgun sequence, the following are encoded in one genomic region:
- the magl gene encoding MAX gene-associated protein isoform X1, with amino-acid sequence MESAAEGMLGNGDGVSGVSVTLENEAVWSRFHSLGTEMILTARGRRMFPCCRFRLSGLQPHLSYFLILDITPLDELRHRWNGNTWEPQGAETPLQTPVCFRDGAVTGFKINPDLIPHVCFHPDAPAPGQRWMDGPVSFYKMKLAHSPEDPDAAVVLRPMHRYQPRLYVVPVSTCPEPDALVFTFPKTAFYAVTSYQNPLITRLKIDCNPFMLAFREDGPSARLIQNKLKLALNGRSPKHRSSTHTHTESSEETLVRDESAQPVSSLAPGPAAQEPHRSGVSRGVKRVYRRGWRSGARKARAKWWTNVKHRSAAVSPPTHTVSMQPDLEHVDGLLFVSFTAKEALDVHVGHMRTSEETSASPAAEKTAHDTGWICEQEKLLLHQLQQLKNRQIIHPVLQQVGLKLNLLDPAAPIDLHYLGVALPVPSPVLTSSSHAASVSCTGKTSDVTRIKGWMEKFDLKSKADSSGSAGHSAFSSVLLDEYLEAEAQRISERADVFSSSAPAPVLYQLPVRSTSYVKTLDSVLQTRSCAPPGRRDKRTKAWRSRRGVRVAPEASLRCSSTRLRWKRSVSEDPPQRPAASSGAQGRRRRRYRRRRRTLRFNRDALDGVAQKLTELQAQEEQEVSLGQSHTHISAERADLALSSLLTAERAVQTRRVRDGACAKDFCRLGCVCESLNREVRGSTHCRRVQCMFSCGCFRHRILLVRSEHRPRSLVAFPVSGPGSDGRPEPALRVSVLWRRRAGEHDPEPLFTPRASGAPRRTAQHHTPAPQPRPQVQETEKDPVYLYLESMMTCARVREYNSNPPLQVHLLPARRSAPAPDHTVSAVSASQSPEEGCEAGEPEPTKVLEIISGCNWETHRSLVLKELFRIIGTSHLASVFYIHIYKVELLSKDLKKDECGSTLIYKVCVSLGQTREKTRKLRKILKKPDDASHLSSSSSQKVNTLNVNENLHVTQTTNTPDEKQVKHFPLLSRVVPAGLLKADKKTLVRPGPIKVNGKAYAQAKLILGRMGALHPANRLAAYVTGRIKPLSQNMGRWISKTLQVRTLSETRGSRSPPAIGPSQHTVSQANQSKEAFRMPTTRSRVMPWAPNGFRCTPSPAASNPAASSPVAPPLSSAPLTVAPPLSSAPLTVAPPLSSAETVLPASALPPGQQVVLQPVAGMTGVNMCQFNGQMIQLVPITAAVPVQAQSGAGGTEGAPQEPQSAQMNTSIPASQPIPFIIPRIHTVQGNSTFGSVEALGLQNGFLGKAGMFSFRICPPSAESKTAGVEQTGTAPESTGTGTLLLPGGYRLIKLPMFVSPSVSSPTTASVPAACTEKSPENTHEEPTSVKTEAAEDVSGALSEDTSPVIIKVESYSSESSSKRPCSDQPEPQETSLHIKMEDDTDQSPQSHPKIEEPDPEAITDVSHQPKTSESRDPSVRSSITDVQQHLKNTTTGAGLFFSLFEGRTSLVSPANTKAPTPRPEEIQKKRKPQAPDDPRADPAEVMYSSDGWTTEDSNEWYSEEEVDIETFEEYDQKMNISLLRAKARRKTQQAAQSQWLLKCKAAESHHAVWRMSDLPLYTRTWRLNRALREQKQLVEIQQSLDSLKRMLGVEEDVMMSTQDLLREAQQMIRALEEHNTSLMASKRALIRQHSHYQSLISQRSAADVPGTEEKTAAPSLPRSPAHSQSVLKRRLPGVILQSFS; translated from the exons ATGGAGAGCGCAGCAGAGGGCATGCTGGGAAACGGTGATGGTGTCAGTGGTGTCTCGGTCACGCTGGAGAACGAGGCGGTCTGGAGCCGCTTCCACAGCCTGGGCACAGAGATGATCCTGACGGCGCGGGGCAGACGCATGTTCCCCTGCTGCCGCTTCCGTCTGAGCGGGTTACAGCCGCACCTCAGCTACTTCCTGATCCTGGACATCACGCCTCTGGATGAGCTCCGACACCGCTGGAACGGGAACACATGGGAGCCGCAGGGGGCCGAGACACCCCTCCAGACTCCAGTGTGTTTCAGAGATGGAGCGGTCACTGGCTTCAAGATAAATCCTGATCTAATTCCCCACG TGTGTTTCCATCCGGACGCTCCGGCTCCGGGTCAGCGCTGGATGGACGGGCCCGTGTCCTTCTACAAGATGAAGCTGGCGCACAGCCCGGAGGATCCCGACGCCGCGGTGGTTCTGCGTCCCATGCACCGCTATCAGCCGCGGCTCTACGTGGTTCCGGTCAGCACCTGTCCCGAGCCGGACGCTCTCGTCTTCACCTTCCCTAAAACAGCCTTCTATGCGGTGACCAGCTACCAGAACCCTCTGATAACCCGGCTCAAGATCGACTGCAACCCCTTCATGCTGGCGTTCAGAGAGGACGGGCCGAGCGCTCGCCTCATCCAGAACAAACTCAAGCTGGCTCTGAACGGACGCTCGCCGAAACACCGCAG ctcgacacacacacacaccgagtccAGTGAAGAGACGCTCGTGAGAGATGAATCCGCTCAGCCCGTGTCCTCGTTAGCCCCTGGACCAGCTGCGCAGGAGCCGCACAGGTCAGGGGTCAGCCGCGGGGTCAAGCGTGTTTACCGCAGGGGCTGGAGGAGCGGAGCCAGGAAAGCCAGGGCTAAATGGTGGACTAATGTGAAGCACCGATCTGCTGCGGTCAGCCCCCCCACACACACCGTGTCCATGCAGCCTGACCTGGAGCACGTGGACGGCCTGCTGTTTGTGTCCTTCACTGCCAAG GAAGCTCTGGACGTTCATGTAGGACACATGAGGACATCTGAGGAAACATCTGCATCACCTGCAGCAGAGAAGACAGCGCAtgatacag gctggATCTGTGAGCAGGAGAAGCTCTTACTGCATCAGCTCCAGCAGCTGAAGAACCGACAGATCATTCATCCGGTTCTTCAACAAG TTGGGCTGAAGCTGAATCTTCTGGATCCCGCGGCacccatagacctgcattatctGGGTGTTGCTTTACCTGTACCTTCACCTGTCCTCACATCATCCTCTC ACGCCGCTTCAGTTTCGTGCACTGGGAAGACGAGCGATGTGACCAGGATCAAGGGCTGGATGGAGAAGTTTGATTTAAAGAGTAAAGCCGACA GCTCCGGCTCGGCCGGTCACTCTGCGTTCTCCTCGGTGCTGCTGGACGAGTATCTGGAGGCCGAAGCTCAGCGGATCAGTGAACGAGCCGATGTGTTTTCCTCCAGCGCTCCGGCTCCGGTGCTCTACCAGCTGCCCGTCAGGAGCACTAGCTATGTGAAGACCCTAGATAGTGTGCTCCAGACGCGCAGCTGTGCCCCCCCCGGACGCCGTGACAAGCGCACTAAAGCGTGGAGATCCAGACGAGGTGTTCGAGTGGCTCCCGAAGCGTCGCTGCGCTGCTCCTCCACCAGACTCCGATGGAAGCGCAGCGTCTCTGAAGATCCTCCTCAGCGTCCGGCGGCGTCCAGCGGAGCTCAGGGCAGACGCAGGAGAAGGTACCGGCGGCGCAGACGCACGCTGAGGTTCAACAGAGACGCGCTGGACGGAGTCGCTCAGAAGCTGACCGAGCTGCAGGCTCAGGAGGAACAGGAAGTCTCTCTCGGACAGAGTCACACTCACATCAGCGCTGAGAGAGCCGACCTCGCTCTGAGCTCACTGCTGACCGCCGAG AGAGCGGTGCAGACGAGGCGTGTGCGGGACGGAGCGTGTGCTAAAGACTTCTGTCGTCtgggctgtgtgtgtgagagtctgaACAGAGAAGTGCGAGGATCCACTCACTGCAGACGTGTGCAGTGCATGTTCAGCTGCGGCTGCTTCAGACACCGGATCCTCCTCGTGCGCTCCGAACACAGACCCCGGAGTCTGGTGGCCTTCC CCGTGTCTGGCCCTGGATCAGACGGCAGGCCGGAGCCGGCGCTCCGAGTCAGTGTCCTGTGGAGGAGGAGAGCGGGAGAACACGACCCGGAGCCGCTCTTCACTCCCAGAGCATCCGGAGCGCCGAGACGAACCGCACAGCATCACACTCCTGCACCACAGCCCCGGCCTCAG GTGCAGGAGACGGAGAAGGATCCGGTTTACTTGTACCTGGAGAGCATGATGACGTGTGCTCGTGTGCGGGAATACAACAGCAACCCTCCACTGCAGGTGCACTTACTGCCGGCTAGAAGAAGCGCTCCAGCTCCTGACCACACG gtCAGTGCTGTGTCTGCGTCTCAGAGTCCAG aggagGGCTGTGAGGCAGGAGAGCCGGAGCCCACTAAAGTGCTGGAGATCATCTCGGGGTGTAACTGGGAGACTCATCGCTCTCTGGTGCTCAAAGAACTCTTCCGCATCATCGGCACCAGCCACCTCGCATCCGTCTTCTACATCCACATCTACAAAGTGGAGCTACTCTCCAAAGATCTGAAGAAAGACGAGTGCGGATCCACGTTGATTTACAAGGTCTGCGTGTCCCTCGGCCAGACGCGAGAAAAGACTCGTAAGCTGAGGAAGATTCTGAAGAAACCAGACGATGCGTCGCATCTGAGCAGCTCTTCCTCTCAGAAAGTCAACACACTCAATGTTAATGAGAACCTGCACGTCACACAGACAACAAACACACCTGACGAGAAACAGGTGAAGcactttcctcttctctctcgCGTCGTTCCCGCTGGTCTTCTGAAGGCTGATAAGAAGACACTAGTGCGTCCTGGACCGATAAAG GTCAATGGGAAAGCGTACGCTCAGGCTAAACTGATCCTGGGCCGCATGGGAGCGCTGCATCCAGCCAATCGTCTGGCGGCGTACGTCACTGGCAGAATAAAACCACTGTCTCAGAACATGGGCCGATGGATTTCCAAAACCCTTCAGGTCAGGACGCTCAGCGAGACGAGGGGTTCACGCTCCCCTCCAGCGATCGGTCCTTCACAACACACAG TGAGTCAAGCAAACCAGAGTAAAGAAGCATTCAGAATGCCTACTACCCGATCTCGGGTGATGCCCTGGGCTCCTAATGGCTTCAGATGTACTCCGTCTCCTGCTGCTTCTAATCCTGCAGCATCATCACCTGTAGCTCCGCCCCTCTCCAGCGCCCCACTCACTGTAGCTCCGCCCCTCTCCAGCGCCCCACTCACTGTAGCTCCGCCCCTCTCCAGCGCTGAGACGGTTCTCCCGGCTTCGGCTCTTCCTCCGGGGCAGCAGGTGGTTCTGCAGCCGGTCGCAGGTATGACGGGGGTCAACATGTGTCAGTTTAACGGTCAGATGATCCAGCTGGTGCCCATCACTGCAGCGGTACCTGTGCAGGCGCAGAGCGGCGCTGGCGGAACAG AAGGTGCTCCACAGGAGCCACAGTCAGCTCAGATGAACACATCCATCCCAGCATCTCAACCCATTCCCTTCATCATTCCCAGAATCCACACAGTGCAGGGAAACTCTACCTTTGGAAGTGTGGAAGCTCTGGGTCTCCAGAACGGTTTTCTTGGTAAAGCTGGCATGTTTTCCTTCAGGATATGCCCTCCTTCTGCCGAGAGCAAGACTGCTGGTGTAGAACAGACAGGAACAGCTCCTGAGTCGACTGGAACTGGAACATTGTTACTTCCTGGAGGATATAGGTTAATAAAACTGCCCATGTTTGTCAGTCCCAGTGTGAGCAGCCCAACGACCGCTTCTGTACCCGCTGCATGCACCGAGAAATCACCCGAAAACACTCATGAAGAGCCCACCTCTGTTAAAACAGAAGCAGCTGAAGATGTCAGTGGTGCGCTCTCAGAAGACACTTCTCCAGTTATCATTAAAGTAGAGTCTTACAGCAGCGAGTCTTCATCCAAGCGTCCGTGCTCTGACCAACCTGAGCCACAGGAAACATCGCTGCACATCAAGATGGAGGACGATACGGACCAGTCCCCACAGAGCCACCCCAAAATAGAGGAGCCAGACCCTGAGGCGATCACAGACGTCAGTCATCAACCCAAAACCTCTGAAAGCAGGGATCCCAGTGTCAGATCCTCCATTACTGACGTCCAGCAGCATCTGAAGAACACAACCACTGGTGCAGGATTGTTCTTCTCTCTGTTTGAGGGTCGCACCTCGCTGGTCTCTCCTGCGAACACTAAAGCACCCACACCCCGACCGGAGGAGATCCAGAAGAAGAGAAAACCACAGGCTCCAGACGATCCTCGAGCGGATCCTGCTGAAGTCATGTACTCCAGCGACGGATGGACCACAGAGGACAGC AACGAGTGGTACAGCGAGGAGGAGGTGGACATCGAGACGTTTGAGGAGTACGATCAGAAGATGAACATCAGTCTCTTGAGAGCGAAGGCGAGACG GAAAACACAGCAAGCAGCTCAGAGTCAGTGGCTT CTGAAATGTAAAGCAGCGGAGTCCCATCATGCAGTGTGGCGGATGTCTGATCTGCCGCTGTACACACGGACGTGGCGTCTGAACCGAGCGCTCCGAGAGCAGAAGCAGCTGGTCGAGATACAGCAGAGCTTGGACTCGTTGAAGAGGATGCTGGGAGTTGAAGAAGACGTGATGATGAGCACTCAGGACCTGCTCCGAGAG GCTCAGCAGATGATCCGAGCTCTAGAGGAACACAACACTTCTCTGATGGCCAGCAAACGGGCCTTGATTCGACAGCATTCTCACTATCAGAGCCTGATCTCACAGCGCTCCGCTGCAGACG TGCCGGGAACAGAAGAGAAAACAGCAGCTCCTTCATTACCCAGAAGTCCTGCACACAGTCAGTCAG tgCTGAAGAGACGTTTGCCCGGCGTGATCCTGCAGTCCTTCAGCTAG
- the magl gene encoding MAX gene-associated protein isoform X2, with translation MESAAEGMLGNGDGVSGVSVTLENEAVWSRFHSLGTEMILTARGRRMFPCCRFRLSGLQPHLSYFLILDITPLDELRHRWNGNTWEPQGAETPLQTPVCFRDGAVTGFKINPDLIPHVCFHPDAPAPGQRWMDGPVSFYKMKLAHSPEDPDAAVVLRPMHRYQPRLYVVPVSTCPEPDALVFTFPKTAFYAVTSYQNPLITRLKIDCNPFMLAFREDGPSARLIQNKLKLALNGRSPKHRSSTHTHTESSEETLVRDESAQPVSSLAPGPAAQEPHRSGVSRGVKRVYRRGWRSGARKARAKWWTNVKHRSAAVSPPTHTVSMQPDLEHVDGLLFVSFTAKEALDVHVGHMRTSEETSASPAAEKTAHDTGWICEQEKLLLHQLQQLKNRQIIHPVLQQVGLKLNLLDPAAPIDLHYLGVALPVPSPVLTSSSHAASVSCTGKTSDVTRIKGWMEKFDLKSKADSSGSAGHSAFSSVLLDEYLEAEAQRISERADVFSSSAPAPVLYQLPVRSTSYVKTLDSVLQTRSCAPPGRRDKRTKAWRSRRGVRVAPEASLRCSSTRLRWKRSVSEDPPQRPAASSGAQGRRRRRYRRRRRTLRFNRDALDGVAQKLTELQAQEEQEVSLGQSHTHISAERADLALSSLLTAERAVQTRRVRDGACAKDFCRLGCVCESLNREVRGSTHCRRVQCMFSCGCFRHRILLVRSEHRPRSLVAFPVSGPGSDGRPEPALRVSVLWRRRAGEHDPEPLFTPRASGAPRRTAQHHTPAPQPRPQVQETEKDPVYLYLESMMTCARVREYNSNPPLQVHLLPARRSAPAPDHTVSAVSASQSPEEGCEAGEPEPTKVLEIISGCNWETHRSLVLKELFRIIGTSHLASVFYIHIYKVELLSKDLKKDECGSTLIYKVCVSLGQTREKTRKLRKILKKPDDASHLSSSSSQKVNTLNVNENLHVTQTTNTPDEKQVKHFPLLSRVVPAGLLKADKKTLVRPGPIKVNGKAYAQAKLILGRMGALHPANRLAAYVTGRIKPLSQNMGRWISKTLQVRTLSETRGSRSPPAIGPSQHTVSQANQSKEAFRMPTTRSRVMPWAPNGFRCTPSPAASNPAASSPVAPPLSSAPLTVAPPLSSAPLTVAPPLSSAETVLPASALPPGQQVVLQPVAGMTGVNMCQFNGQMIQLVPITAAVPVQAQSGAGGTGAPQEPQSAQMNTSIPASQPIPFIIPRIHTVQGNSTFGSVEALGLQNGFLGKAGMFSFRICPPSAESKTAGVEQTGTAPESTGTGTLLLPGGYRLIKLPMFVSPSVSSPTTASVPAACTEKSPENTHEEPTSVKTEAAEDVSGALSEDTSPVIIKVESYSSESSSKRPCSDQPEPQETSLHIKMEDDTDQSPQSHPKIEEPDPEAITDVSHQPKTSESRDPSVRSSITDVQQHLKNTTTGAGLFFSLFEGRTSLVSPANTKAPTPRPEEIQKKRKPQAPDDPRADPAEVMYSSDGWTTEDSNEWYSEEEVDIETFEEYDQKMNISLLRAKARRKTQQAAQSQWLLKCKAAESHHAVWRMSDLPLYTRTWRLNRALREQKQLVEIQQSLDSLKRMLGVEEDVMMSTQDLLREAQQMIRALEEHNTSLMASKRALIRQHSHYQSLISQRSAADVPGTEEKTAAPSLPRSPAHSQSVLKRRLPGVILQSFS, from the exons ATGGAGAGCGCAGCAGAGGGCATGCTGGGAAACGGTGATGGTGTCAGTGGTGTCTCGGTCACGCTGGAGAACGAGGCGGTCTGGAGCCGCTTCCACAGCCTGGGCACAGAGATGATCCTGACGGCGCGGGGCAGACGCATGTTCCCCTGCTGCCGCTTCCGTCTGAGCGGGTTACAGCCGCACCTCAGCTACTTCCTGATCCTGGACATCACGCCTCTGGATGAGCTCCGACACCGCTGGAACGGGAACACATGGGAGCCGCAGGGGGCCGAGACACCCCTCCAGACTCCAGTGTGTTTCAGAGATGGAGCGGTCACTGGCTTCAAGATAAATCCTGATCTAATTCCCCACG TGTGTTTCCATCCGGACGCTCCGGCTCCGGGTCAGCGCTGGATGGACGGGCCCGTGTCCTTCTACAAGATGAAGCTGGCGCACAGCCCGGAGGATCCCGACGCCGCGGTGGTTCTGCGTCCCATGCACCGCTATCAGCCGCGGCTCTACGTGGTTCCGGTCAGCACCTGTCCCGAGCCGGACGCTCTCGTCTTCACCTTCCCTAAAACAGCCTTCTATGCGGTGACCAGCTACCAGAACCCTCTGATAACCCGGCTCAAGATCGACTGCAACCCCTTCATGCTGGCGTTCAGAGAGGACGGGCCGAGCGCTCGCCTCATCCAGAACAAACTCAAGCTGGCTCTGAACGGACGCTCGCCGAAACACCGCAG ctcgacacacacacacaccgagtccAGTGAAGAGACGCTCGTGAGAGATGAATCCGCTCAGCCCGTGTCCTCGTTAGCCCCTGGACCAGCTGCGCAGGAGCCGCACAGGTCAGGGGTCAGCCGCGGGGTCAAGCGTGTTTACCGCAGGGGCTGGAGGAGCGGAGCCAGGAAAGCCAGGGCTAAATGGTGGACTAATGTGAAGCACCGATCTGCTGCGGTCAGCCCCCCCACACACACCGTGTCCATGCAGCCTGACCTGGAGCACGTGGACGGCCTGCTGTTTGTGTCCTTCACTGCCAAG GAAGCTCTGGACGTTCATGTAGGACACATGAGGACATCTGAGGAAACATCTGCATCACCTGCAGCAGAGAAGACAGCGCAtgatacag gctggATCTGTGAGCAGGAGAAGCTCTTACTGCATCAGCTCCAGCAGCTGAAGAACCGACAGATCATTCATCCGGTTCTTCAACAAG TTGGGCTGAAGCTGAATCTTCTGGATCCCGCGGCacccatagacctgcattatctGGGTGTTGCTTTACCTGTACCTTCACCTGTCCTCACATCATCCTCTC ACGCCGCTTCAGTTTCGTGCACTGGGAAGACGAGCGATGTGACCAGGATCAAGGGCTGGATGGAGAAGTTTGATTTAAAGAGTAAAGCCGACA GCTCCGGCTCGGCCGGTCACTCTGCGTTCTCCTCGGTGCTGCTGGACGAGTATCTGGAGGCCGAAGCTCAGCGGATCAGTGAACGAGCCGATGTGTTTTCCTCCAGCGCTCCGGCTCCGGTGCTCTACCAGCTGCCCGTCAGGAGCACTAGCTATGTGAAGACCCTAGATAGTGTGCTCCAGACGCGCAGCTGTGCCCCCCCCGGACGCCGTGACAAGCGCACTAAAGCGTGGAGATCCAGACGAGGTGTTCGAGTGGCTCCCGAAGCGTCGCTGCGCTGCTCCTCCACCAGACTCCGATGGAAGCGCAGCGTCTCTGAAGATCCTCCTCAGCGTCCGGCGGCGTCCAGCGGAGCTCAGGGCAGACGCAGGAGAAGGTACCGGCGGCGCAGACGCACGCTGAGGTTCAACAGAGACGCGCTGGACGGAGTCGCTCAGAAGCTGACCGAGCTGCAGGCTCAGGAGGAACAGGAAGTCTCTCTCGGACAGAGTCACACTCACATCAGCGCTGAGAGAGCCGACCTCGCTCTGAGCTCACTGCTGACCGCCGAG AGAGCGGTGCAGACGAGGCGTGTGCGGGACGGAGCGTGTGCTAAAGACTTCTGTCGTCtgggctgtgtgtgtgagagtctgaACAGAGAAGTGCGAGGATCCACTCACTGCAGACGTGTGCAGTGCATGTTCAGCTGCGGCTGCTTCAGACACCGGATCCTCCTCGTGCGCTCCGAACACAGACCCCGGAGTCTGGTGGCCTTCC CCGTGTCTGGCCCTGGATCAGACGGCAGGCCGGAGCCGGCGCTCCGAGTCAGTGTCCTGTGGAGGAGGAGAGCGGGAGAACACGACCCGGAGCCGCTCTTCACTCCCAGAGCATCCGGAGCGCCGAGACGAACCGCACAGCATCACACTCCTGCACCACAGCCCCGGCCTCAG GTGCAGGAGACGGAGAAGGATCCGGTTTACTTGTACCTGGAGAGCATGATGACGTGTGCTCGTGTGCGGGAATACAACAGCAACCCTCCACTGCAGGTGCACTTACTGCCGGCTAGAAGAAGCGCTCCAGCTCCTGACCACACG gtCAGTGCTGTGTCTGCGTCTCAGAGTCCAG aggagGGCTGTGAGGCAGGAGAGCCGGAGCCCACTAAAGTGCTGGAGATCATCTCGGGGTGTAACTGGGAGACTCATCGCTCTCTGGTGCTCAAAGAACTCTTCCGCATCATCGGCACCAGCCACCTCGCATCCGTCTTCTACATCCACATCTACAAAGTGGAGCTACTCTCCAAAGATCTGAAGAAAGACGAGTGCGGATCCACGTTGATTTACAAGGTCTGCGTGTCCCTCGGCCAGACGCGAGAAAAGACTCGTAAGCTGAGGAAGATTCTGAAGAAACCAGACGATGCGTCGCATCTGAGCAGCTCTTCCTCTCAGAAAGTCAACACACTCAATGTTAATGAGAACCTGCACGTCACACAGACAACAAACACACCTGACGAGAAACAGGTGAAGcactttcctcttctctctcgCGTCGTTCCCGCTGGTCTTCTGAAGGCTGATAAGAAGACACTAGTGCGTCCTGGACCGATAAAG GTCAATGGGAAAGCGTACGCTCAGGCTAAACTGATCCTGGGCCGCATGGGAGCGCTGCATCCAGCCAATCGTCTGGCGGCGTACGTCACTGGCAGAATAAAACCACTGTCTCAGAACATGGGCCGATGGATTTCCAAAACCCTTCAGGTCAGGACGCTCAGCGAGACGAGGGGTTCACGCTCCCCTCCAGCGATCGGTCCTTCACAACACACAG TGAGTCAAGCAAACCAGAGTAAAGAAGCATTCAGAATGCCTACTACCCGATCTCGGGTGATGCCCTGGGCTCCTAATGGCTTCAGATGTACTCCGTCTCCTGCTGCTTCTAATCCTGCAGCATCATCACCTGTAGCTCCGCCCCTCTCCAGCGCCCCACTCACTGTAGCTCCGCCCCTCTCCAGCGCCCCACTCACTGTAGCTCCGCCCCTCTCCAGCGCTGAGACGGTTCTCCCGGCTTCGGCTCTTCCTCCGGGGCAGCAGGTGGTTCTGCAGCCGGTCGCAGGTATGACGGGGGTCAACATGTGTCAGTTTAACGGTCAGATGATCCAGCTGGTGCCCATCACTGCAGCGGTACCTGTGCAGGCGCAGAGCGGCGCTGGCGGAACAG GTGCTCCACAGGAGCCACAGTCAGCTCAGATGAACACATCCATCCCAGCATCTCAACCCATTCCCTTCATCATTCCCAGAATCCACACAGTGCAGGGAAACTCTACCTTTGGAAGTGTGGAAGCTCTGGGTCTCCAGAACGGTTTTCTTGGTAAAGCTGGCATGTTTTCCTTCAGGATATGCCCTCCTTCTGCCGAGAGCAAGACTGCTGGTGTAGAACAGACAGGAACAGCTCCTGAGTCGACTGGAACTGGAACATTGTTACTTCCTGGAGGATATAGGTTAATAAAACTGCCCATGTTTGTCAGTCCCAGTGTGAGCAGCCCAACGACCGCTTCTGTACCCGCTGCATGCACCGAGAAATCACCCGAAAACACTCATGAAGAGCCCACCTCTGTTAAAACAGAAGCAGCTGAAGATGTCAGTGGTGCGCTCTCAGAAGACACTTCTCCAGTTATCATTAAAGTAGAGTCTTACAGCAGCGAGTCTTCATCCAAGCGTCCGTGCTCTGACCAACCTGAGCCACAGGAAACATCGCTGCACATCAAGATGGAGGACGATACGGACCAGTCCCCACAGAGCCACCCCAAAATAGAGGAGCCAGACCCTGAGGCGATCACAGACGTCAGTCATCAACCCAAAACCTCTGAAAGCAGGGATCCCAGTGTCAGATCCTCCATTACTGACGTCCAGCAGCATCTGAAGAACACAACCACTGGTGCAGGATTGTTCTTCTCTCTGTTTGAGGGTCGCACCTCGCTGGTCTCTCCTGCGAACACTAAAGCACCCACACCCCGACCGGAGGAGATCCAGAAGAAGAGAAAACCACAGGCTCCAGACGATCCTCGAGCGGATCCTGCTGAAGTCATGTACTCCAGCGACGGATGGACCACAGAGGACAGC AACGAGTGGTACAGCGAGGAGGAGGTGGACATCGAGACGTTTGAGGAGTACGATCAGAAGATGAACATCAGTCTCTTGAGAGCGAAGGCGAGACG GAAAACACAGCAAGCAGCTCAGAGTCAGTGGCTT CTGAAATGTAAAGCAGCGGAGTCCCATCATGCAGTGTGGCGGATGTCTGATCTGCCGCTGTACACACGGACGTGGCGTCTGAACCGAGCGCTCCGAGAGCAGAAGCAGCTGGTCGAGATACAGCAGAGCTTGGACTCGTTGAAGAGGATGCTGGGAGTTGAAGAAGACGTGATGATGAGCACTCAGGACCTGCTCCGAGAG GCTCAGCAGATGATCCGAGCTCTAGAGGAACACAACACTTCTCTGATGGCCAGCAAACGGGCCTTGATTCGACAGCATTCTCACTATCAGAGCCTGATCTCACAGCGCTCCGCTGCAGACG TGCCGGGAACAGAAGAGAAAACAGCAGCTCCTTCATTACCCAGAAGTCCTGCACACAGTCAGTCAG tgCTGAAGAGACGTTTGCCCGGCGTGATCCTGCAGTCCTTCAGCTAG